The DNA region TTTTTAGGGCGAGCACATTTTAAGTGCTTCTATGTGCAGGCTCTTTGGATAATTACTGGATGATAACTGCAcaacacatttatatatttagtcGAAATCATGCCATATTTGTTATCCAAGCAAGTCTGACACTGCAGAttaattattatgttattttatatagCAGATTGTAAAGCAAATTTTCTGTGCAATAATTGATTGTTATCTGGTTTGTCTTTTCTGACGCAGGTTTGGGAGTGGAGAAGATGATGTTGACATCTGTGGCCTAATTCAGTAAAAATAACCCTCAAGAGACTGCAAATTTCACTTTGATCACGGGTCCCTATTCCCTTTCTGGCAGTGACTCAGCTACACATGACGTAATTGGAAGGTTTAATAAACACTGAAGCCATTTTACTTCCAGCTCCTCCAGATGGCACATCAACACCACTTTTAATATCATAAAAAGTCCCAGAAACAATATCGTTATTGTATACATTATTGTATCAGGAGTGAAATTTTGTTGCTTTTTAAATGGGAGCAGAATGGTGTTGAATAATAACCAAGCTAATAGTCTCTATTTCATGAAGGTGGTCAAAAAAGGATTCTAAATGTAATTCATATTTAAGTCATAACAAAGCTTCATAGGGCCAGTGACAAAGCAAGTGTTAATTatagattaattaaaaaaataaaaccgaTGGCTTTATTAAAATTGACATTTCTGCATATCAATTTTGCAGCAGTACATTTTGCCAGCAATGACATAATGATGATTGTAGCGTTCTTTTATTTTAAGCATTAAAACTATATCTCATcgttatatttttacttttttttattatagtaatgataataagtTTTCTGAAATTTCTGTAGGCTGCAGATGCTTCATTGCTAGTTTGTTAAAAAGTGAAATGCAGGGTGATGCATTACTTGAGAACCAACAATTCAGTTTTAAAACTGGCATATtgtattcaaaaaataaataaataaaaatctgaattattttgTGTTATGCTTCTACAATGCTATATGAATTCACATTAtgtcagattttttaaatacatttggaAGGGTTAATAAACTCATGCGGTAACTACGTATTTTGTCAAAATTCAGTTCTAGCTGAAATCTTGTTATCTCTGTCTTGTGATAGACAGGTTGGGCTCAACTGTGTCATAGAGTGCAACAGTCGAGTTTCGAAgtaaaaatataattcattttctCTGTTAAGAAATAGATTTTTAAGGAAAACTCATAAGCCTTTGAAGACAGGTCTGCTTAAAGATGTAATAGAGAACTCCCTACACtctcaaattatttttaatttgataatGTCATTTGCAAGGCTTCATGGGATTGTAGTCCCCCCCCCAAATCTATTATCTAGGCCTAGTCTTCTACTGAAGactaaagatttttaactcaaaccattgcagtctgtcagtcatataatggcagtcaatgggcaccaaatatttgagagtaaaaaaaacaaaaaacaaagacaaaaccaaattaaaccctgcggcttgtgactaaacattgaggtgttaagacacaaaacgataagtctgtgcaagaaacaacagtatttatatcattatttgcctctgatccactgcaacaTTGAACTGTATTGAGCGACTTTAAAACAGCCAGAGCATGACGCGTCAatgtgctctggcaatgtagtcaacactacaaaaaagtcaacactcccggataagttcgcacaaggaaacgtaatcttttagtttttaatcggttgccaaaataaggataagcacaagtaattaccattttgagtagccgctaTACGCACTGTGCAAACGATGAGCGACGTATACGCGCAACGGATCGCTTCTAAGTgtgcatctactatggcagatcacgtTGACGCGCCATATGCCGACTGTGAACGCACTCGTTCACTCGACAGTTGAACGTTGCGGTGGATCAATGGTAAAtattgatataaatactgttcggtttcttgcacagactgatcgttttgtgtcttaacaccttggtgtattgtcacaagccgcagggtttaatttggttttgtctgtgtatgtttgttttttttactcttaaagatttggtgcccattgactgccattatatgactgacagactgcaatggtttgagttaaaaaatctttgtttgtgttctactgtgttctacatcttggatgccctgggggtaagcagataaacatcaaattttcatttttggtgaactatccctttaacaaagtAAAGGGATTTTTTTTATCTATGGAAGAAATGAGAAGGCTGCTTataatataaacataaataactaaattactaaaaaaaatataataataattcagaCATGGTCAGTGTAGCTCAGGTTTACACATTTTAATTTGAAGAATTCTGTAGAAGCTGTGTTGTAGGATAAGTTCTTTTATTTTCACTAAAAGCAAATATTTGACATGTCATAGTTATATTACCCTACAGTGTTATAAATTTACAAGGACACAACATGAAGGACACACAGCGCATGTGTAGATTCCCCTTACTGAATTATGAATGTCTAACTTTCACCAGAAGTTGCACAGCATGGCAAAACAACTCTGTCCCAGGATGTTCTTCCAGTCCATCTGTCAGAACATTGTTAGTCCTCAGACTGAACCGTCTTCTGGCGGGTGATGATCTTGTAGGCCCGCTGTCTCAAACAGCTGTCTGAAGTCAGACGCCGGGCCGTTTCTCTCAACTCTTCAAGACTGGTGGAGGAGGCACCGCGAGAGGAGGCAAATGATTGAGAGTGCTTCACTGCACACAGGACAAGAGAGGTGAAGTGAATTCATTTATAGTAAATTTAACCAAAAACACTGAAGCCATTTGGGCAATTCCACAAGATGTGGCATTAGTGTCTTATACATATttgtataaaacaataaaacaacattTAATAGCTGATGCCAATGATTACTCCTTAAAACTAAAAACAGCGCCAGGGTACTGTTTCTGGTAATAACAGAATGGCAGATTCCTTATGAGACCAGCAAAGATGCATAGGTCAGCTTAATATGAAATGATCACTAATGGTAGGCCTATTATTTAGGTTATAATTTCATCATGTGTGCATATGTGCACCCACACGTAACACTTACACCAGTGCTGTCTGGAGGCCCGTCTCTGGATACGGCAACTTTTGATGCGTCGAGCAGCAGCTTTATGCAGATACACTGCGTTCTTCATGATGGATGGTAACTTGGCTTCAATCTCCGCAGCACAAATACATTCCTCAAAGAACTCTAGAGGTACAACGCACAACATTCACTCAAATGTACTCTATGTTTACTGTATGTTTGCCTGAGAATGaaagcatttaaagggatagttcacccaaaaatgaaaagcctgtcatcatttaatcaccctcatgttgttccaaacctgtctttttttctgttgaacaTGATGTAAGATACGTAGAAGAAtgatggtaaccaaacagttgccaGTAGCCACTtttaacatttttgggtgaaatacactcttgaaaataaagagACTTCActatgccatagaataacctttttttttttttttgtctaaatggtttcataaagaacctttaacatctgaacctTTCAATTTCAAAACAGGTTATTTGTGGTGaatgaaggttctttagattataaaaaggtaagaaagagatggatctttaaagaacctttgactgaatgtttttttgtggaaccaaaaatggttcttctatggcatcgctgtgaagaaccttttaaagcacctttatttttaagagtgtatccctttaagtgttgtaACGCTTTCATTTTCAGGCAAACATACAGTAAGAACTATTCAACACTGTATGCCTAAAATAAATGGACATTACATAAATGCAAACTAAAtactattttttctttttttccaagtTAAGTTGGTCCTCAGGGAAAAGAAAATGCAGCACTAATTTACATTGTTTTTGGCAAACCGGGTTTGGACGCACTTTGCttaatttttaattcattcatttatttttttcataatagtTGAGCTGGAACGGATAGTGAAGGAAAGACAGCCAACATCCCAGCATGCCTGGGAACTCATTCAGAGCAGTTTAAAAGCCTCCCAGGGTGCACGTTATAAAGTACAGTATGTGGTGGCAATATTCGTACATACCCCTTATTTAAGCATTGATTCATAAAACAATGAACCAGCTTCACAACCACACAGACTACAGCTGCATGTTCTTGCTTTATGGTTTAAATAAGGACTGGGGAAAATaatttaaagagttagttcaagTCActcaaatattcttttttttttcttttgttattgAAACCTGAGCGTTTTCTGTCTAGCTAACTAAAACTTAGAAGATCCAAAAAGGTCATAAAGGCATTCTAAAACAAATCCATATGAATTAAGCATTTTAATTCAATTCTTGTGAAGAAATAGTTTCTGTGTTTACTGTATATGgattaattaaatgtaaatatttgatgTGCGATCATTGTTTCAggtttcattaaaatatcttaatttaaactttaaaaatgctaaattaaatcaacatttatgGTTACTTAAATGCAATTTAGCAAGTTTAATGTTAACACTGTAGCTAAAATATTGTGCTCAGTATTAGAAGATGGCTGATGGAGTGTACTTACGGCGAAGATGGCTGACGTCTCCTTTCATTTTTTCATCCCTCTCATGAGTGCGTTCTATTGAATTTAGACCCTGCTCTAGATCTTGCAGAGCCTCCTCAGCCAATTTCAGCCTACGCTCCAGTTCCACACGAGACTCCATCTCCGcctgttacacacacacacacacacacacacacacacacacacacacacacacaaaaacaacatATAACGTATGAAGACAGAGTGTAAGGAAGATAGATTTTAGAAGTGAGAGATATGAAGGAGGAGACAAGCATAGGCCTTTATAGAATTTCAATTGATTTTTATATCAGTGAGAAGTGATAATAGATGTGCAGATGATCCAGAGATGCCGGAGAGGTAATGCGATACGTATGCTGCATGTAACCTAATAACACTGTATGTCAGATCCAAAGCTATAAAATCTTAGCATCCTTAAAAGTACAGTGGGATATATTTATGTAATGTTCCACAGCTAAATGCATAGAAAACTCAACTTGTGTCTGTTTCAGGGCACAATAGTTTTCACCTTCAGCTCTTCCTCAGTGTGCTGTTTGTCTGTTGTGAGCTGTGTGAGTGACTGCTGGAGAGCTTGAGCTTGAGAAGAATAAAATTCCTTTTCCTCCTGCAGAACTTTGGCTCGTTTTTCATTCTCTTGTAACCTGCAGGGGGCGACAGAGAGAAGGTCTGGCTTATTGCCATCAAAACAAGGATGTAGGAAAGAGATACATGCTATATTTGCAGAGGCTTGTTCTCTGCTCACTGTGTAAaagaacaaaataattttttatcatatttatttgcattgaaggggacattggatgcccattttccacaagttgatgtgattctttagggtctatatgaaaacatactttggttaaaatttctcaatggtagtatAAAACAACACCctctttaccttgtcaaaaacagctctgttcacagcgacttGTTTCAGtgcatggccctttaaatgataatgagctactgctcaccccgcccctctcttctgttcTTGTGTTAAAGTCATCAAAATTTACATTAATGACTTATTAGTCATTAACAAACAACTTTATAAACCTTATACAAAGACAACCtgaaaggggtcctattatgctctttattttgttttggtggtgcactagaacatgctctcatgcttggtggttcgaaaaacgcaatatttttcacataatttacattattacaatagctttcttgCCAGGCTGGaaacaaatggctcgattagttccaggtttgataAAGGTCCGtcttccgaaaaacgaaatgtgttgtgattggttaacagtcccactgcgttgcaattcaGTACTGCCACGCCCCTTTTCATATATTATCATgtccgaaaccagctccagcataaggctagtgaagctatctacactgtatgatgaataaatcttttaccacacactgcacacatctACGGCGCGGCTCCGACGCGGGCACCGATGATCATTACTCTGGTCAATGCCTGTATTTACATCAGCCGTGGTTCCACATGTGTTTCAACCCTCTATaccagtcattcccaaaggcggggtcccgacccacaagtgggtcgcgtcgcgggagattttgtatgggtcgccaagtcgagcactatttttcagtgcgctatatactcttgattaaaatttatatgtgtagttcacctattagccgcacgagggagctcgtcgttttcttcttctgctttcttttttttttgttgttgttctttagctgcgctctgcatcgcctgttccacacatactccgtctgcagtgcgtgtgcgttgcgtatttttttccgcacccatgttaacggattggagctttcacactgcacgcggttgctgtccggcagtgcgtcccagaagcagtgctgttgcagcagagcagcgatcgtttcggcagagtctattttttgctgtgctgcaagcgctgcatgtgctgaattaaagtgacagcgcattgttcactgtaaaaatgaacatggattgacacgaaaatgtcccataaatgcatataaatgaagtccactgtttcacagtcaacacgtggctttttggctaggtttaaaataaggaaaagtgcagttttaaagaaaaagggaacataatacgtgcacttgtccaggtagaaaagttctttaaaggattgtttttaataaagatttaatgtgaaagaaaagcatgagagcttctgtctgtggtaagttttaattaaaatattttttgatagcccaatttcaattagaaaaggaagctatagcctccctatgttgtgtttaaatgtgttgcaacttgcttgagcaacttaatatacaaatctagaagtcaagtgcattgaataatacgttgttttttattgagtttaaacgtgaatatgtctgttattgtattagtgtgctgtgataaaagaggatcacaatgctgaaaaagcacttttggATTTGAAACCAAAATAACGGATAagtattgtgtttgtggtaaacagcattttctgcaaatctgcattttacttaaataaaaaaatgtgctttgtcaaatctgtatctcttttaaatagttaagtggaagcatgaccttaaaaacggtcatacatattttgttaatgcatgaactatatgggcctaatgtttattgggtcacaaggatttatcgactttaaaatgtgggtccccagaaaaaaagtttgggaaacactgctctATACCACACACATCAATGGTGCGGCTCCAGCACGGCAATCGGAGCAGTTcgcagacactttagtcaatgctcgtgTTTATACcataaactgtaaaaaatatggacataGTGTATGTGACGccacccgtaggtttctgaagagcatttttgaagcctatagtgggcgggagtcggaCATCGCCACCTTGGAATCGCATCACCACGCGTCACTCccagataatcaaaaatgggAAAAGAAgtgggatgtgggtggagctagTTGTTGAAACCACGCCtgcctgtcactcaagtggccatgcCCTTAATTAAAACACATTTAGGTAGAAGGGGgcgcattcccttcaaaaacaaaagtaattcaCTCCCTCTTCTGCGGCTCAGATGtggggagtaaatgacgactatGCTATGTTCTTTATTttatccaacaacaaaacacctcaatcgcttaggAAACATTTGTGTCTATCCTTGGTCGTCAAAACAATGACAGACcatttacagctcactcagggtGGGTCTATGGTAAAACGGCAGTGATTTCAACCATCTTGGGAAGGGCCTGTGCAAAGCTATGTCACTTTGCCCAGAATCTGTGATTtgtggggattaaaaaaaaaaaaaaagcactgggtggattcttatcattatagggtggttgtgcacTCACACTGACAAGATAAATTTAAGTATAAACATCAtgcaaaagtaaattttgcatctgatgtcccctttaataagctatttatatatttatttatttcaaagtgCAGATTGCGACATACTACATACTATTTACTAAGTAACTACCTACTTTTTTTTCAAGTATGTGAAACAGTATTTTAAAATTTTGTAAGGCACTGAAGAAGGtcatgtttttttacatttatgtaaaTTTTCAATTAAATATTGTATTACATGTAATACAAGTACTGTATCACATTTTTGAAGGTCTTTTTTTAAACTAAGTGAAAAATTTATAAATTTGTTGTATCATGCGTAATGGACCATACAGCAGAGTGCACATTTATTTATATCCTGTTTTTGAGGTCACCCATGCCCGCTAGTCAGTCTACTATCTGTCTTTTGTGCTTCATTCACATCTAATCAATAGACTGGCTTATTTAGAGATCAATGTACATTTCCATTGTCATGGTCTCAACAGTCCATTTATTCTAATGCATTTCCTGGACAAACAATGGCTCTATAATCTATTTTGTAAATGAATCTTTTTGTTTTGTTGGAACAGGAAATCTCTGTACTGGAATTCTTAATACGATAAGAATATTTTATAATGAGACATTTTTATTGACCAGATTTTCTCACCTTTCTTCTGTCTGTTCTTTCTCTTTAAGCAGGCTCTTCATCTGCTCCTCGATTTGCCGGAGGTTGCCCTGAAGCTGCACCTCTGGATTCTGAGAGTCTAAAGAGGCCCGCCGATCACTTCCTGCTTCAGCTACATCCTGTCCTCTTTCTCGCAGCAGCTCGAGGGTACGCTTCTTCTCTTGGGATAACTCCTGATATTACAGAGTTTTTAAAGACTTTTGTTATGGACCTTATCATGAGACACACCTCATGGATAATAACATCCTAGAACTTcattatgaaatgtattttataaaactTTGTGTCTCATTCTTCTCACATTAAATAATTTCAGCCATGCATGTTCATTTATTTGTGTGTGCTTCACATCTGGCAATGATAATCTGACAGTACATGGTTCCTTAACttctattaatattatattttaaaatatttatttcttgaTACCTCATAAGACTTCTGTAGAAGTGTGGTAAGATTATGAAGCTCCTCTTTCTCATTTTCCACTCCTTTAAGACACTGTGCAGTACCATCCAGATCTCTACCAACACAGAGCAACAGACAATGTTTCAGGGGATGTTCATCTATGTTCAAGGTAAATTTAACATATGAATTATTAAtggtaatattttatttatacaaatGCTGGATTCTCAAACCCCATTTATTATGGCTGGACATGTTTGTCATCAAAATTTGATGAAGTtaagtagatagatagatagatagatagatagatagatagatagatagatagatagatagatagatagatagatagatagatagatagatagatagatagatagatagatagatagatagatagatagatagacagacagacagatagatagatatagatagacagacagatctGATTTGATGAGTGTCTTACTGTTTAATTTGATCTTGTTCTGTTCTCAGTTCTTGAACCACTTCCTCAAATTTCTGCTTTTCTTCCTCCAGCAATTGATTCAGTCTCTCCAGCTCCTACAAAATGCAGACACACTCACATGAACAcagatatatttacatatttatccaTCATTTTACATGCTTTAATTGATTTAAATTTAACATAATTCGAGAGCTAACCGCCTTCTGTTCTCTTTGCAAGCACAGTTCCTCTGTCTCCTCCATGAGCTTAtctgacaaaacaaacaaaatcactCTTAATAAATTAGACATTTATGTAAAGTGAAAAAAGGAATTTGGCTAAAAACAAGAAATCACATTTGCTCGGAAACAAGTGACCATACCTAGGTATTCCTGCTTTTCCTTAGCCAGCTGTAGACCCTGAGCTTCAAGACTCTCGATCATAGCCTCACCTAACTGAGCATTCTTCCAAGtgcttataaaaaaataaataaataaataaacaactaaaTACTCACACCATTTCACAAAAGTAATACTAATGTCAGACACAATCAGTAGCATTGGTTTGGTCTATAGAATTGGTTTAAAGCATATAGGGGATTTATAAGAAAAGGCTTTAActacttttatcttttttttacagaaatgttGCTAGAAGTTCACTCACACTTTTCCTGACTCTTGTAGCATCTCCACCCATTGGCTCTGCTCCGGCTCTGATTCAGCGGCCAGGGCAATGGTTCCCTGTTTCAGATAATTAGAAagatattcattattttatttcattatatatatatatatatatatatatatatatatataaaacagggTCGGCTATTACCGATTCTAGTTAATCGGTTTGTGCTCTTTACTTTGATTATGATTAATTTAATAATAGCTTTGATAGCTTTGGAAAGCCCAATTCGTTGTGGTGAATTGgttttacaaaaaataacatataatagaataaaatacaaaagaagAAAATGCTTTTACTGTGAAGTCTTCATGGTTGATAACCATTGCAAATGGCATGCCTTGATCTTCTCTTGGCTCGACGATGCATCCACCTAATGGAATCACCCCCTTACATTaagaaaaatagaaaatacaTTTCATGCCCAGTAAAAATGTGTTCTTTAATTAATTGAACATGTTTTGCTTACATTACTCGGTATGCAACTGTATGGTTATATTACAAAAAGTAAGCACAACAACAATTGCACATcttgcttgtgtgatattgcttaaatatacaattatgtaattaaatatataatcacTGACATTCCATTAGTAACAGTTATTAATATTACCACCACTACTACtcctactaataataataataaatgtgcaaCTCTAAGAAATGTTAATGTCTCTGTACCTTAGGGTGAATGTTGAAGTATCTATTGGTCTCAAAGCTTTTTTTCTCGTTCTCAGCATAGTACAAAAGAAAACTGTCCTTGATGATGAAGAATCTGTTATGAAAGCACAAACAGCAACAATAATAACCTCACAGCTAACACTGCACATAATAAACACATTCTGTCCATTACGATAGCTACAGTACTCTTCACTGCTTCCTTCAAATACGACCAAATAACCATCAATTTTAAAATTCATTTTCCTGGAATTGATCTGTCCTGTAATTGATGAGTCCTAATGCACAAAAACTCACCGGCAGCACAGGACATCCTTATAGATCTGACTTACTCAGCTTTAAAGACACATTTAAAGCACCTCAGTTCAGTTTATAATGATGGGTTACTCAATATCAGCTAAGTTATAAAGCTTTTAAAGTGCATTACACAACAAGGcaccacacacaaaaaaatatgaCATGCTTAAAAAAACCCACTACAGAGCAAAAATACTAATGATAGCGTAGCTTGCTGTTTTGCCTTTCTGTACTATCTAGTCtataacattatatatttcaTAACTCTTTTTTACTGACCAGAACAGCAAAAACAACCTGTGCTGGATAAGTACAACATAATGTAAAGCAGCAAATTAAGATAAAATAGCTAAAAAAGATCCTCCTAATAAAACAGTCTAAAGATTGTGCATTGTTAGGTCCCAATATTACCTGCGGGACCACTTGGCTGAGGGCCTCCCGAAAGGTCTCTTCCACAGAACCCCATGCAGTTGCACTTTGGTGCTGATATCCAAAGCGTCCGAGTCTGCTTGATCCATGGAGGTCCAGGGCGAGAGTAGGGAGGGTTTGGATGAGGAGAACATTGCTGACTCTTTCACAGGAAGTAGGAGAGGAGGAGGTGTGGTAAAATGTCAATAAAGTTAAAATAGTAGCATGCACTCTCCAATAGTCCTATAGAGACACATTCAAACAGACAGCTTGTGATGATATCCTCCAGTTATTCAGCGACGTGGAATGATGCATCTGCCAATAGTGACATCAGCTGGTATTGGACAGTGTGGAAACAGAAACAGAGAGGGAGGGAGGAATAGATACAAGAGAGTTAGGAGAGAGGCTTTGGGAAAGAGTGCTTTTTTTTAATCTGTGGGATGGCAGTGCAATATTTTGAAGAGAAAAGCTATTACTTAATGGATTAGATTACTTATGACGatgaatctatctatctagctatctacagtgccttgcggaattattcatatcccttcatttttttcacattttgttatgttgcttccttatgttaaactactttaaattattttttccccacatcaatctacactccctactccataatggcaaagcaaaaaataggtttttaacatttgtgcaactttattaaaaataaaaaactgaaaagatcccgttgcataagtattcatgcccttttctgggacactcgaaatttagctcaggagcattcatattgcttctagatgttactacacttcgaatggagttaaactgtgtcaaattcatttgaatgagtatgatttagaaaggcacacatgtcccagaaaaggtctaacagctgaaaatgcatatcaga from Garra rufa chromosome 21, GarRuf1.0, whole genome shotgun sequence includes:
- the plekhd1 gene encoding pleckstrin homology domain-containing family D member 1; its protein translation is MFSSSKPSLLSPWTSMDQADSDALDISTKVQLHGVLWKRPFGRPSAKWSRRFFIIKDSFLLYYAENEKKSFETNRYFNIHPKGVIPLGGCIVEPREDQGMPFAMVINHEDFTGTIALAAESEPEQSQWVEMLQESGKVTWKNAQLGEAMIESLEAQGLQLAKEKQEYLDKLMEETEELCLQREQKAELERLNQLLEEEKQKFEEVVQELRTEQDQIKQDLDGTAQCLKGVENEKEELHNLTTLLQKSYEELSQEKKRTLELLRERGQDVAEAGSDRRASLDSQNPEVQLQGNLRQIEEQMKSLLKEKEQTEERLQENEKRAKVLQEEKEFYSSQAQALQQSLTQLTTDKQHTEEELKAEMESRVELERRLKLAEEALQDLEQGLNSIERTHERDEKMKGDVSHLRQFFEECICAAEIEAKLPSIMKNAVYLHKAAARRIKSCRIQRRASRQHWLKHSQSFASSRGASSTSLEELRETARRLTSDSCLRQRAYKIITRQKTVQSED